One Theropithecus gelada isolate Dixy chromosome 3, Tgel_1.0, whole genome shotgun sequence genomic window carries:
- the TRIL gene encoding TLR4 interactor with leucine rich repeats, whose translation MEAARAVRFLLVVCSCLALPPPAKPVCPERCDCQHPQHLLCTNRGLRVVPKTSSLPSPHDVLTYSLGGNFITNITAFDFHRLGQLRRLDLQYNQIRSLHPKTFEKLSRLEELYLGNNLLQALAPGTLAPLRKLRILYANGNEIGRLSRGSFEGLESLVKLRLDGNALGALPDAVFAPLSNLLYLHLESNRIRFLGKNAFAQLGKLRFLNLSANELQPSLRHAATFAPLRSLSTLILSANSLQHLGPRVFQHLPRLGLLSLRGNQLTHLAPEAFWGLEALRELRLEGNRLSQLPTALLEPLHSLEALDLSGNELSALHPATFSHLGRLRELSLRNNALSALSGDIFAASPALYRLDLDGNGWTCDCRLRGLKRWMGDWHSQGRLLTVFVQCRHPPALRGKYLDYLDDQQLQNGSCADPLPSASLTADRRRRPLPTAAGEEMTPPAGLAEELPPQPQLQQQGGFLAGVAWDGAARELVGNRSALRLSWRGPGFQQPSPSAAAAAGPAPQFLDRHEKSQRGRPTPADPAHAEPTPTASPGSAPSPAGDPWQRATKQRLGTEHQERAAQSDVGAGLPPLVSDPCDFNKFILCNLTVEAVGADSASVRWAVREHRSPRPLGGARFRLLFDRFGQQPKFHRFVYLPERSDSATLRELRGDTPYLVCVEGVLGGRVCPVAPRDHCAGLVTLPEAGSRGGVDYQLLTLALLTVNALLVLLALAAWASRWLRRKLRARRKGGAPVHVRHMYSTRRPLRSMGTGVSADFSGFQSHRPRTTVCALSEADLIEFPCDRFMDSAGGGAGGSLRREDHLLQRFAD comes from the coding sequence ATGGAGGCTGCCCGCGCCGTGCGCTTCCTGCTCGTGGTGTGCAGCTGCCTCGCGCTCCCGCCGCCGGCCAAGCCCGTGTGCCCGGAGCGCTGCGACTGCCAGCACCCCCAGCATCTCCTGTGCACCAACAGGGGGCTCCGCGTCGTGCCCAAGACCAGCTCGCTGCCGAGTCCCCACGACGTGCTCACCTACAGCCTCGGCGGCAACTTCATAACCAACATCACGGCCTTCGACTTCCACCGTCTGGGGCAGCTCAGACGGCTGGACCTGCAGTACAACCAGATCCGCTCTCTGCACCCCAAGACCTTCGAGAAGCTCTCGCGGCTGGAAGAGCTGTACCTGGGGAACAACCTCTTGCAGGCGCTTGCCCCGGGCACGCTGGCCCCGCTGCGCAAGCTGCGCATCCTCTACGCCAACGGGAACGAGATCGGCCGCCTAAGCCGCGGCTCCTTCGAGGGCCTGGAGAGTCTGGTCAAGCTGCGGCTGGACGGGAACGCCCTGGGGGCGCTGCCGGACGCAGTCTTCGCCCCCTTGAGCAACCTGCTCTACCTACATCTAGAGTCCAACCGGATCCGCTTTCTGGGCAAGAACGCCTTTGCCCAGTTAGGCAAGCTGCGCTTCCTCAACCTCTCTGCCAACGAGCTACAGCCCTCCCTGCGCCACGCGGCCACCTTCGCACCGCTGCGCTCCCTCTCCACCCTCATTCTCTCGGCCAACAGCCTGCAGCACCTCGGGCCGCGCGTCTTCCAGCACCTGCCACGTCTGGGCCTGCTCTCGCTCAGGGGCAACCAGCTCACGCACCTCGCGCCGGAGGCCTTTTGGGGCTTGGAGGCCCTGCGCGAGCTGCGCCTGGAGGGTAATCGGCTGAGCCAGCTGCCAACCGCGCTGCTGGAGCCTCTGCACAGCCTGGAGGCGCTGGACCTGAGCGGCAATGAGTTGTCCGCCCTGCACCCGGCCACCTTCAGTCACCTGGGCCGGCTGCGCGAGCTCAGCCTGCGCAACAACGCGCTCAGCGCCCTATCCGGCGACATCTTCGCAGCCAGCCCAGCCCTTTATCGGCTGGATCTAGACGGCAACGGCTGGACCTGCGACTGCCGGCTGCGAGGCCTGAAGCGCTGGATGGGCGACTGGCACTCGCAGGGCCGGCTCCTCACTGTCTTCGTGCAGTGTCGCCACCCCCCGGCCCTGCGAGGCAAATACCTGGATTACCTGGATGACCAGCAGCTGCAAAACGGGTCCTGCGCGGATCCCTTGCCCTCAGCTTCCCTGACCGCTGACCGCAGGCGGCGGCCCCTCCCGACGGCCGCAGGGGAGGAGATGACGCCACCTGCAGGTCTCGCGGAGGAGCTGCCGCCGCAGCCGCAGCTCCAGCAGCAGGGGGGATTTCTAGCTGGGGTGGCCTGGGATGGAGCCGCCAGGGAGCTGGTAGGCAACCGCAGCGCCCTAAGGCTGAGTTGGCGGGGCCCAGGCTTCCAGCAGCCCAGCCCCTCCGCCGCTGCCGCCGCGGGCCCGGCTCCACAGTTCCTAGACCGGCACGAGAAGTCCCAGCGGGGCCGTCCGACTCCGGCAGATCCCGCCCACGCGGAGCCCACCCCAACGGCCTCTCCCGGTTCCGCGCCGTCGCCCGCTGGCGACCCCTGGCAGCGCGCGACGAAGCAACGCCTGGGCACGGAACACCAAGAGCGTGCCGCCCAGTCCGACGTGGGGGCCGGGCTGCCGCCGCTGGTGTCCGACCCGTGCGACTTCAACAAGTTCATCCTGTGCAACCTGACGGTGGAGGCGGTGGGCGCAGACAGCGCCTCGGTGCGCTGGGCCGTGCGCGAGCACCGCAGTCCCCGGCCGCTGGGCGGCGCGCGCTTCCGCCTGCTCTTTGACCGCTTCGGCCAGCAGCCCAAGTTCCACCGCTTCGTCTACCTGCCCGAGCGCAGTGACTCGGCCACGTTGCGCGAGCTGCGCGGGGACACCCCCTACCTGGTGTGCGTGGAGGGCGTGCTTGGGGGCCGCGTCTGTCCTGTGGCTCCCCGGGACCACTGCGCAGGGCTGGTCACCCTGCCGGAGGCCGGGAGCCGGGGCGGCGTCGACTACCAGCTGCTGACCTTGGCCCTGCTGACGGTCAACGCGCTGCTGGTGCTCCTGGCCTTGGCGGCCTGGGCGTCTCGCTGGCTGCGGAGGAAGCTGCGGGCCAGGCGGAAGGGCGGGGCCCCGGTCCACGTTCGCCACATGTACTCCACCCGACGGCCCCTGCGCTCCATGGGCACCGGCGTGTCCGCCGACTTCTCGGGATTCCAGTCTCACCGGCCGCGCACCACCGTGTGCGCGCTCAGTGAGGCAGACCTCATCGAATTCCCCTGCGACCGCTTCATGGACAGTGCGGGCGGCGGTGCGGGCGGCAGCCTGAGACGGGAGGACCATCTCCTGCAGCGATTTGCCGACTAG